The DNA window GGCGCGGATTTCCAGGATCGCGCTCTTTTCGTCGGCTGCGTCCTTCGGCAGAAGCAGGATCTGCATTTCCTGCTCCAGCGCCTCGATCCGCGCTTTTACTTCGGGCAGTTCGAGTTCGGCGAGATCGCGCATCTCGCGATCGACCGATTTGTCCTCGAGCAGCGTTTCGAGATCGGCGAGCTCGGCGCCGGACTTCTCATAGGCGCGGATCTTCGTCACGACGGGCTGTAGCTCGGAATATTCGGATGCGAGCTTCACATAGACATCGGCGGTTGGACCAGCCGACATGCGCGCCTCAATCTCGCCGAAACGGCGTTCCAGCTCGCGCATCTTTTCAACGGGAAGCTTCGCCACCCTTCACTCCGATTCTTGCTATATTTGTCTAAAGGGGAATATTGTGGCTCTCGGCGAAGCGGGCAAGCACCTCGCGCATCGGCTCCGTGCTGCGATGATCGTCGAGCACTTCGTCCATCACCTTCGCCAGCGCCCCGACATCAAGCCCAAGCAGCATCGCCTTCACCGGCCCTATCGAGGCGGGCGACATCGAGATCGCCCGAAAGCCGATGCCGAGTAGCGCCATTGCCGAAAGCGGCTTGCCGGCAAGCTCGCCGCAGAGCGTCACCGGCGTCTTGTTCCGATCCGCCCCGCGCACGATATCGCGCAGGATCCGCAAAAACGGCTTGCCGAGTGGATCGAAGCGATCCGACACCCGCGCATTGCCGCGATCGACCGCCATAGAAAACTGGAAGAGGTCGTTGGAACCCACCGAGACGAAATCGACCGCCTCCATCAGTTCATCAAGCTGCCAGAGCAGCGCGGGCACCTCCAGCATCGCTCCGAATTGCAGCTTGCGCGGCAGCCCGTGCCCGAAGCGCGACAGATGCTGCACTTCCTTCTGCAGGAGTTCGCGCACCATCTTCAGCTCGGAAACCTCCGTCACCATCGGAACCATCAGCTTCAGCTCGGTATCGGCCGATGCCTTCAGCAGGGCGCGCAGTTGGGTGCGCAACAATCCCGGCCTGTCGAGCGACAGCCGGATCGCACGCCAGCCGAGTGCGGGATTTTCCTCCTCGTGGCCACGGAAATAAGGGACGACCTTGTCGCCGCCGATATCGAGTGTGCGGAATGTGACAGCGCGGCCCGCCGCCTGCTTGATCACATTGCGATAGAACTGCTCCTGCTCTTCCGCCTTCGGCATGGTAGAGGCGATCATGAATTGCAGCTCGGTGCGGAAGAGACCGATGCCCTCCGCACCCGATTCCGAAAGCTGCGGCAGGTCGACCAGCAGACCGGCATTCATCATCAGCGAGATCCGCTGGCCGTCCTTGGTAACCGGCTCGATGGCGCGCAGTGCCCGGAACTGCTCCTGCCGCCTGGCGCGGAAGCGCACCTTTTCCTCGTAGGAGCGCCGATGATCGGCCATCGGCCGGAGATGCACATGCCCCTCATCGGCGTCGATGATCACGGCATCGCCATTCTCGGCGAGCGCTACAACGCCCGCCGCCTGGCCGATGACGGGAATGCCCATGGCGCGCGCGACGATCACCACATGGCTCGTCACCGCCCCTTCCTCCAGCACCAGTCCGCGCACATTGGCACGGGGATAATCGAGCAGCTCGGCCGCCCCCATGGCGCGCGCCAGAATGACCGCATCGTTCGGGAAGCCCTCCGCGGTCGTCCGGCCTGTATAACCCGTCAACTGCCTGAGCAGTCGGTTTGCCAGATCCTCGAAGTCATGCATGCGTTCGCGCAGATAAGGGTCGGTCAACCGCATCATCCGCGCCTTGGTGTCGCTCTGCACCTTTTCGACTGCCGCTTCTGCCGTCAGGCCGTTACGGATCGCCTCTTCGAGCTTGCGCACCCAGCCCTGGTCGTGCGCGAACATACGATAGGTTTCGAGCACCTCGCGATGCTCGCCTTCCATCGACACGTCACGGCGCGACAGCATGTCGTCGATCGAGATCCTCAGCGAGCCCATGGCCTCCGCCAGCCGCCGGATCTCCTTCTCCGCATCTTCGTTCAGCAGGTTGGTGACGACGATGCGCGGCTCATGCAAGACGACGTAGCCGAGGCCTATGCCGTCGTTGTAAGTATCGCCGTCGATCGTCACTGATCGTGTCAGGTCGAGTTCGAGGCCCGGTTTGGTGATCTTCTTGAGCTCGCCGGTGGCGATCATCTCGGCAAGCACCATCGCTGTCGTTTCGAGCGCTTCCACCTCCTCGTCGCGATAGTTGCGGCTCGCCTTGTTCTGCACGACGAGAACGCCGAGCGAGCGCCCGGTTCTCAAGATCGGCACACCGAGGAAGGAATGGTAGATTTCTTCACCCGTCTCCGGCAGGTAGCGGAAGGCCGGATGCGACTGCGCGTCGGAAAGGTTCAGCGGCTGCGCCGAGGCGGCGATCGTGCCGACGAGGCCCTGCCCCATCTTCAGCTGCGCCAGGTGCACGGCTTCGCGGTTGAGGCCTTCGGTCGCATAGAGTTCAAGCACGCCGTCGGCGCGCAGCACATAGACGGAGCAGACTTCCGCCACCATATTGCCGGCGATCTGGCGGACGATTCGGTCAAGACGATCCTGCGGCTCCAGCGGCTCTGCCATCAACTCGCGCAGCCGCCTGAGCAGCACGCGCGGACCGCCGGAAAGGTCTCTCATGGCGTCTCAAGCTCCCGAAACAACGCACTCAGTCCCGGCAGGCCGGCCCTCGTCTCCTCAACCTGAAGGGGCAGGCCGCCCACTGGGAATCAATTCTTATCCAGACCGTAGCAGGAATGCAAAGTCCTGACAGCGAGTTCTGCATAGGGACCGTCGATCAGGATGGAAATCTTGATCTCGGAGGTAGTGATCGCCTTGATGTTGATGCCTTTTTCGGCAAGTGCACGAAACGCGGTCGCGGCAACGCCGGCATGACTGCGCATGCCGATACCGATGACGGAGACTTTCACCAGGCCCGATTCGTTCTGCACGACATCGTAGCCGATCTTCTCCTTATGGTCGCCGAGCACCTTGATCGCCTTCTCCACGTCGCCCGACGGCACGGTGAAGGTCATATCGGTCTTCGACCCGTCCTCGGAAATATTCTGGACGATCATGTCGACATTGATATGGGATTCGGCAAGCGGCCCGAAGATCGCGGCGGAAACGCCCGGCCGGTCGGCAAGACGGCGAAGCGAGATCTGAGCCTCATCCTTGGCATAGGCGATGCCGGTGACTACTTCCTGTTCCACGATTTCATCCTCGTCACAAATCAGTGTTCCGGGCGGGTTCAACAGATCGCCCATGCCCGGAGCATCGGGATCTTCGAAAGACGAGCGCACGAAGGTGCGCACCTTGTGCACCATGGCAAGCTCGACCGAGCGCACCTGCAGCACCTTGGCGCCGAGCGAGGCCATCTCAAGCATTTCCTCGAAGGCGATCTTCTTCAGCCTGCGCGCCTGCGGCACGATGCGCGGATCGGTCGTGTAGACGCCGTCGACATCGGTATAGATATCGCAGCGATCCGCTTTGACAGCGGCCGCGATGGCGACGGCCGACGTGTCTGAGCCGCCGCGTCCGAGGGTGGCGACGCGGTTGTCCGGCCCCAGCCCCTGGAATCCGGCAATGACGGCGACCTGCCCCTCGCCCATCCGCTTGATAATGTCGGAACCGTCGATCTCGAGAATCCGGGCCGCACCATGCGCATTGTCCGTGCGGATCGGGATCTGCCATCCCTGCCAGGACCGCGCATTGATATCCATCGCTTGCAATGCGATCGCCAGCAGCCCCGAGGTCACCTGCTCGCCGGAGGCGACGACCGAATCATATTCCCGAGCATCGTAAAATGGCGAGTTGGCGCCGATGACCTTGGGCATGCCCTGCACCCAGCCGACCAGTTCATTGGTCTTGCCGGACATTGCAGAGACGACCACCGCCACCTCGTGGCCGGCATCCACTTCGCGTTTCACATGGCGGGCAACGTTCTTGATGCGGTCCAGGTCAGCGACGGACGTGCCGCCGAATTTCATTACGATGCGTGCCATATGCCCCTACCACGACTTGCGCCGGAAAGCGGAAAACCGGACCCGGCATAACGAAGCCCAGGGGTGACCGCTCGGTGAAAGAGCCAGATCCCAGATTCTGGAACCGCTCTAATGCCCAGGCCCCCAAAGGCCTCAAGTTGCGGCGTCTCTTAGCGAGTTTGGCGGGGGGAGGCAAGCGTGGGCGATAAAAGCAGTTGCCTGGCGGTTCCGCACCCGTCCGCCTCCTGATCTCAGCCCCTTGACTTATGCCACCGATCGTCCGACTTCAGATCTCACGAACGAAGGAGCGGACGATGACAGAAAGCGCCAGAAGCACGATCGACCAGGGCGAAGTGGACCGCTTCTCGGCGATGGCGGCGGAATGGTGGAGCCCGACCGGCAAGTTCAAGCCGCTGCACAAATTCAACCCCGTCCGCCTCGCCTATATAAGAGACAAGGCCTGCGAGAATTTCGGCCGTGATCGGAAGAGCCCGCGCCCGCTCGAAGGTCTGCGCGTGCTCGACATCGGTTGCGGCGGCGGCCTGTTGTCCGAGCCTGTTGCCCGCATGGGCGCCACCGTGGTCGGCGCCGATCCTTCCGAAAAGAATATCGGCATCGCCTCGACCCATGCGAACGGTTCCGGCGTCTCGGTCGACTACCGCGCCGTCACTGCCGAGGAACTCGCCGATGCCGGCGAGACTTTCGATATCGTCTTGAACATGGAAGTGGTCGAACACGTCGCCGACGTCGAGCTCTTCATGAGGACCTGCGCCAAAATGGTCCGCCCCGGCGGCCTGATCTTCATCGCCACGATCAACCGCACGCTGAAGGCGGCGGCGCTCGCCATCTTCGCCGCCGAAAACATCCTGCGCTGGCTGCCGCGCGGCACCCATCAATATGAAAAGCTGGTGCGCCCGGAAGAGCTGGAAAAGCCGCTCACGGCAAGCGGCCTTGAGATTACCGATCGAACCGGCGTCTTCTTCAATCCGCTGTCCAACCAGTGGAACCTGTCCAAAGACATGGACGTGAATTACATGCTGCTGGCGAAGCGGACGGTATAATTCCGGCAGCCAATGCTACATTTCAGCATCTGCTCCCGTGGCCATATGCATGACTGCATCTCAGTTTACGTCCTCAGGCAAAACGGGAATGGCAGCAATCTCGATGCCTTCGTCGACGAGCGCCTGCGCCTCGTCGACGGTTGCTTGGCCGATGATGCCCCGGGCGTCCGCCTCGCCATAATGGATCTTGCGGGCTTCCTCGGGAAATTTCGTGCCGACATCCTCGGAATTGGCCTTGACGGCCGCAACTGCCTCTTTCAGCTTTTGCAGGGCCTCCCGGCGCATGGCATCCATCGCCAACGTCTGCCTCTCATCCTTCTTGCGCGCGGTCGACACCGAGGGCGCCATCAGGAGCTTGGACACGGCGGCGGAATGGCAGACCGGGCAGGTCAGGAAGCCGCTCGCGAGCTGGCGGTCGAAATCGGCGCTTTCTGAAAACCAGCCTTCGAATTCATGCGCATTGTCACAGGTAAGGGAATAGCGGATCAAGCGGCGACGCCTCCTGCGACTGCCCCCGCGATCTTCTCGACCGAGAATTCCCGACCGTTCCTCAGGTTCGGGATCTTGTCATGGGCGGCCTTGACCGCGCTGGGATCGATCTCGGCAACGATGACCGCCTCGCCTGTTGCGCCGGCCGAGGCCAGCACGGTGCCCCAGGGATCGATGATCATCGAGTGGCCGAAGGTCTCGCGCCCGTCCTCATGCCGGCCCGCCTGCGCTGCGGCAACGACGAAGACGCCGTTTTCGATCGCCCGTGCTCTCAACAGGATTTCCCAATGCGCCTCACCGGTTTGCTTGGTGAAAGCGGCAGGAACCGTCATCACCTCGGCGCCGGCAACGGCCTGAGCGCGGAAAAGCGCCGGGAAGCGGACGTCGTAGCAGATGGCAAAACCCATTTCGGCAAAGGGCAGCGACAAGACGCGTGCCTCCGAGCCCGCGGTATAGGCGGCGCTCTCGCGCCAGCTCTCGCCGTTGTCGAGATCGACGTCGAACATATGAATCTTGTCGTAGCGATTTAGAATCCGGCCGTCAGGACCAAAGAGGAAGCCGCGATTGGCAATCTTTCCATGGGCGAGCGCGATCGCCGTCGAGCCGACATGCATGTAGATGCCGAGTTCCCTGGCAAGCTCGGAGCCCGTCTTGACGATGATATCGTGCGTCTCGTCGGCAAGCACGGCGCGTGCCGCATCGCGGTCACGCTGCAGCATGCCCGTCATTTCAGGCGTCTGCACATAGGTCGCGCCCTGCGCTGCAGCCTCGCGCACCAGCCGCGCCATGGCGGCGGCATTCCTTGCGGGATCGACCCCGGAGCACATCTGAACAGCGGCGGCCTTGAAGCTCATCGGATCTTCCTTCAGGCCGCCAGCATCGGGTCGAGCTTGCCGGCTCGATCCAGCGCGAAGAGATCGTCACAACCGCCTACATGCTCGGCACCGATGAAGATCTGCGGGAAGGTCGTCCGCCCGTTTGCCTTGCCGATCATCTCCTGGCGTAGATCCGGCGAATAGGTGGCGTCGTGCTCGACATATTCGACGCCCTTTTGTTCGAGCAGGGACTTGGCGCGGGCGCAATAGCCGCAGAACTGCCGTGTATAGATCGTGACGGGTACCATGATATCTCCAGACGAATGCCGGGTATTTTCTGTCATATAGGCTCGGAAATGGCCCTTGCAAAGGTTAAAACCGTGATATCCGCCGCACCCGCCTTACGCAGCGTCCGGCTTGCGGCGGCGACCGTTGCCCCAGTCGTATAGACGTCGTCGACGAGCACGATACGCTTGCCGAAAACGTCGCTCTCGCAGCCTTTGGCAATCGCGAAAGCACCTCTGACATTGTCCTCGCGCGCCTTGGCGCCGAGGCCGACCTGCTGGCTGGTGCGCTTGAGACGGATGAGCGTGGAGGCAAGCAGCGGTTTGTCCGATAGCCTCGCCACATGGCGGGCAAGTTCGGCAGCCTGGTTGAACTTACGGGCCAGCATGCGAGTGCGGTGCAGCGGCACCGGGACCAGCGCGTCGCAGCTTTCGACCGCACCGTCGGAGGCACGCAGCATCCAGCCGGCCATCATCGGCGCCAGATCGGTGCGATCGCGATATTTCAACCCGTGAACAAGATCGCGGACCGCATGGTCATGCGTCGCCGCCGACCGCAATCGGTCGAAAGGCGGGGGATTGGCGATCGCCTCTGCGCTGAGGATGCCGGCGCCGAGATCATGCGAGAAGGGAATGCCGAGCACTTCGCAATAGGGCCGCTCGATGAAGCGGATGCCGGACCAGCATTTCGCGCACAGCCCACGATGGCCGCCGGTCGAAATGCCGCAGACGGAACAGGCGGGCGGATAGAGAAAATCGGCAAGCGCCGAAAACGGTCGCAGGAGATGCGCCCGGAGCAAATCCGCCGGTCTTTCGGAGTGGATCCGTTTCATAAGGTCGAGACTAGCCTGTTCTCTTCGAAAGGAAAATCGCCTTGCCGCTGCAGCCAGCCGGGACTATGGACATACCATGGAAACGATCTTCGATAGAGCCCTGATCGCCGCACACCGTCATCGCGCGCTTGTCAATAATGACCTGAAAGCCGCCTTCCTGCTTGAGATCGCAGCCAAGGAAATGGCCGAGAGGCTTGTTGTCGTCGAGCGGCGCTTCGAAACCGCCGTTGAATTGCATGGCACAACCGGTGCAGCCGCCCGCGCGGCAATGGCGACGGGCAAGATTGGCACAATGATCCGCGTCGAAAGCGAGAAGGCCTATGCGGGCCCGGGCGAAACCCTTGTCGAGGCGCCGCTCGAGGAGGTGCCGCTTGCGCCCCAATTGACCAACCTCATCCTTGCGCCGCTCAGCCTGCATCTGACCAACGACACGCCTGGCGTTTTCATCCAGGTTCGCCGCGCTCTGAAGCCGGACGGCCTGTTCCTGGCGGCCATCCCCGGCGCCGGCACGCTGCAGGAGCTGCGCGACGTGCTTTTGGCTGCCGAGCTCGAGATGACGGGCGGCGCAAGCCCCCGCGTCATCCCCTTCGCTGATGTGCGCGATATCGGCAGTCTGATGCAGCGCGCCGGCTTCACCCTGCCGGTGATCGACGCTGAGAACTATACGGTCCGATATGACTCGCTCTTTCCGCTGATGCGCGATCTCAGGGCGATGGGCATGAGCAATCCGCTTGCCGCCCGTAGTCGCATGCCGCTGACGCGGGCCTTCTTCCTGCGCGCCGCAGAGATCTACGCCGAGCGATATTCCGATGCCGATGGACGCATTCGCGCGACATTCTCGATCATCTATGTCTCCGGATGGGCTCCGCATGAGAGCCAGCAGAAGCCGCTTCAGCCGGGCACGGCCAAAGCACGTCTTGCCGACGCCCTGAAAGTGGACGAACACAAGCTCAGGCAGTGATCATCGGCAGCTTCTTCAATTGACGGTGATATTGTTGGTGACCATGTTGAAGACGTTCTGCAGGCTGCCGGTGAAGATGCCGAGACCCGAGACAAGCGCAGTGCAAATGATGGCGGCGATCAGGCCGTATTCGACCGCCGTCGCACCTGTGTCATCTGCAAGAAATGCTTTCCAAAGACGCATTACCCAACCCTCTGCGTGAACGCCTGCAACGATCAATTCCACGGCCACCGGGCGATGGCAGTCATTCCAAGCAACCGGCTTCAGCAGCCGGCGCCGACGCCGTAGCCCTGGACGACGCAGACGGAGCCGGGCGTATCCTGAAGGACGCTACGGCGAATCGTATAGTGCTTGCCGCTTTCGTTCTTCGGAATCGACCCGGTTGTGATCGTATCGAAATCAACCGGCGCGCTCGCAAAGACGCTTTTCTTGGAGGAATCCGCAAGCATCGGGGTTAGGATCAGCGTTAGCGCGACCACGGCCGTGCCAAAGAGAAGGGCGATATTGAGCGCGCCCGTCCTGCGCGAGGCAGACGCAGCCCGTTCCTTTTCCCGGACAGCTTTCCAGAAATCATCGTCCATGACGTCAAGCCTTTTAAATACGCACGCCAGATGCTTGATTGAGGCTGATCTTTGGCAGAAGGTGTTAAACGATCCATTAATATCCACAGCGGAAAACGCGGCTGCACAACAATAATCAGCTAACGCTAAAGTAAATCCTGCAACATCGGGATAAGCGGCTCGTCGGCCGGCGGCATAGGGTAATCCCGAAGGGCCTGCGCGCGCACCCATTTCAAAGCCTGCCCTTCGCGGCCCTGGGCAATGCCCTCATAGCGCCGGCAGATATAGAGCGGCATCAACAGGTGAAACGTCTCATAGGAATGGCTGGCGAAGGTGAACGGCGCCAGGCAGGCGATCTTGGTCTTGATGCCGAGCTCTTCCTCGAGTTCGCGCACCAGCGTCTCCTCCGGCGTCTCGCCGGGTTCTACCTTCCCGCCGGGAAATTCCCAGAGCCCGGCCAGCGACTTTCCCTCGGGACGTTGTGCCAATAGGATACGCCCGTCGGCATCGATCAGCGCACAGGCGGCGACCAGCAATATCTTCCGACCTGCCTCGCTCATCGCGACTCCCGCTGCCAATAGCAATAGTGATAGGCGCCGCGAAAACCGAGGCGCTCGTAGAGCGCAATGGCCGGACGATTGGAAAGCTTGACCTGCAGCCAGGCCGAGCGGGCGCTGCGCATGCGCGCCCAGCGCAGCGCCGAGGTCAGGATTTCGGTGCCGAGCCCCTCGCGCCGACGCGTTTCGCAGACCGAAAGCGACATGATGCCGGCAAGATCGTTGTCCTGGACGCAGAGCACGGTCGCAAGCGGTCCCTCCACCGCATTCTCGATCATGAAGAGACCCGACGGCGGCTTGATCGCCGAAATGATTTCGGCAAGCGCCGGTTTCAGGCTCGGCGGCGCCCCGTCGACCGCCAGGTTGGCATCGACGAAACGGCCGACGTCATGGGTTGGCAGGTGATCGAGCGTATCCGGCAGCTCAGCCTCGGCCAGATTGCAGGTCATCACCACGGTCTCGTCGAACCGTGTCCAGTTCTGGGCGCTGAGAAGCTCGATCAGCACCGGCGACGCGAGCGGCGTCTGGCGGACGACGGCGGCGCGGCCATAGGCCTCGAATTTCCGGCTCGCCTTTTCCAGACGGATCTCGACATCGCGATGATCCGAGGGATCGAGCGGCACGATGGAATTCAGCCGGTTGGACGGATGGCCCGCGGTCAGCCGCACCTGCCAGCTGCCGTCATATTGCACGGATGCCGCCGGCCAGGCGCGAAAGCCGACGGCCTCCAGCCTGCGGACCAGCGGCAGATTCTGCGAAGATATGGATGCCTGCACCAATGGACGATCAGCTCCGATAGTCGCCATTGATCGCAACATATTCCTTGGTGAGGTCGCAGGTCCAGACGGTTGCCGATCCAGTGCCGAGGCCGATATCGACTTTGACGGGGATATCCTGTGCCTTCATCACATTCGAGGCTGCTTCCTCGGAATAGTCGGGATCGCGCTCGCCATTGACCGCGACCCTGATATCGCCGAACCAGATGGCAAGCCGGTCGCGATCCGCCATCTCCCCCGATTTGCCGACTGCCATGACGACACGTCCCCAGTTAGCGTCTTCGCCCGCAGCAGCCGTCTTGACCAGCGGCGAGTTGGCGATCGACAGCGCGATGCGCTTGGCGGCGGCATCGCTCTCGGCGCCGGTCACGGTGATTTCCAGCATTTTGGTGGCGCCTTCGCCGTCACGCACCACCTGCAGCGACAGATCCTTCAGCACTTCGTTCAGGGCTGCCCGGAAAGCGGCAAGACGCGGATCATCGGCGCGGTCGATGTGCGGCTGGCCGTCTTCGGCCGCCGCACCCGTCGCAAACAGCATCAGCGTGTCGGAGGTGGACGTGTCGCTGTCGACGGTCATCGAGTTGAAGGTCGGCCCGACACCGTCGGACAAAAGCGCCTGTAGCGCTGCGGGCGCGATGTCGGCATCGGTGACGATGAAGGAGAGCATCGTCGCCATGTCGGGCGCAATCATGCCGGCGCCCTTGGCAATGCCGTTGATGGTCACGGCGACGCCGCCGATCTCGGCGCTGCGGGTCGAAACCTTGGGATAAGTGTCGGTGGTCATGATCGCCTTGGCGGCTTCGAACCAGAAATCGCCGGTCGCCTCGGCCTGCATCCTGTCAAGGACGCCTGAGAATTTGGTGGCATCGAGCGGTTCGCCAATGACGCCGGTCGATGCGAGATAGATCTCATTCTCGCTGCAGCCAATTGCCGCAGCAGCCGACTTCGCCGTCAGCGCTGTGGCCTGGCGGCCCTTCATGCCGGTAAAGGCATTGGCGTTGCCGGAATTGACCACGACGGCGCGTGCACTCCCGTGCGGCAGGTTCGCACGGCAGAAATCGACCGGCGCCGAAGGGCATTTGGAACGGGTGAAGACGCCCGCGACCGATGCCGGCTTGTCGAAGACCATCATCAGCACGTCGGTGCGGTTCTTGTACTTGATGCCGGCCGAAGCGGTCGCCATGCGCACGCCGCGCAGCGAAGGCATCGGGACGAAGGATTTCGGGGCGAGCGGCGAAACGGAACCGGACATGATGAAACCTGCCAATGAGCATTTCCCGGCGACTGAAGAACCGGCTCGCCGTCCGGAAATGCGACAACAACGATAACGAAGGGCCCGGAAGAACCGGGCCCTGATGCGGATATTACTGCTTCGGCGCCGGCTGGGCGGGTTCGGCGCCGGGCTCCGGCTGCTTGTTGGCCTCGTCGTAACCCTTGCGTAGCGCCTCGTCCGAGATCTCGATCTTGGCAGACGACTTGGCCTGGTTGAGGAGGGCAAGATACTTGTCGCGCATGACGAGCTGACGAACCTGGTCCTGCACCTGGTCGAAAGGCGGCGGCGGAGCGTCGCGCTTGTCCTCGACCTTGATGACATGATAGCCGAAATCGGTTTTGACGGGCGTCTTGGAATAGGTGCCCTTCTCGAGCGCGAAGGCCGCGTCCTCGAATTCCTTGACCATGCGGCCGCGCGAGAAATAGCCGAGATCGCCGCCTTCCGACTTGTTCGGGTCGGTGGATTTCTCCTTGGCAAGTTCGGCGAAATCCTTGCCGGCGTCGAGCTGCTTGATGATGTCCTTGGCTTCGTCCTCGGTCTTGACCAGGATGTGGCGGGCGTGGACTTCCTCCTGCTTCGGCAGGGCTGCGACCTCCTTGTCGTAGCGAGCCTTGATTTCTTCAGGGGTCACGGTGTCGACGACGTGCTTCTTGAAATAGGCATTGTGCAGCTCGCGATCGGAGAGATACTGCATGCGCCTCTTGAATTCGTCGGTCTGATCGAGCTTCTCCGTCGTAGCGCCGGCCGCAAGCAGCTTCACATCGATGGCGGCGGACAGGGCTGCGACCTTCTTCTGGTCGTCGGGAAGCTGTGCCAGCTGCGGATCGAGGTTGGCGACGGCGAGATCGAGTTCAGACTGGTGGATCTCAAGATTGCCGACCTTGGCGATGACGGCGTCCTCTGCATGGGCCGGAGCCTGGAATGCAACGAAAGTTGCAAACGCCAGCGTGGCGAATTTATTGGTGCTCAACATCAAATAACCCTTCACAGTTACATCGCCGGCTTCAGCGTCGCCTATTCCAGCTCAAAATAGCCATCAACACCGGATTGTGGCCTTTCTGTATCCGCCAAATCCGTTGACATCATTCGACCCCCCTCTTATCTGTCACGCAACCTCGCGTCCAGAACAGTTTCCGGGCGTTTCAAAGGCGTGCGCCTGATTTTCGGCTGGGCCGCGGACAAGAAGCGTGGCGGATGAATATTGAGAAAGGACCAGTCACATGGTCAGCTTTGGCGGTATAGCCCGCAAGTTATTTGGGTCGTCCAATGATCGCCGCGTGCGGTCCTTCCAGCCGAACGTCACTGCGATCAACTCCATCGAAGAGAAGACGAAAGCCCTGACGGACGAGCAGCTCGCGGCAAAGACCGTCGAATTCCGTGCTCTTCTTGCCGAAGGCAAAACGCTCGACGACATTCTGATTCCCGCCTTCGCCGTCGTGCGCGAGGCTTCGCGCCGCGTTCTCGGCCTGCGACCTTTTGACGTACAGCTGATTGGCGGCATGATCCTGCACTCGAATGCGATCGCCGAGATGAAGACCGGCGAAGGCAAGACCCTCGTGGCCACGCTGCCGGTCTATCTGAACGCGCTTTCCGGCAAGGGCGTGCACGTCGTCACCGTCAACGATTATCTCGCCCAGCGCGATGCCGCGAACATGGGACGCGTCTACGGCTTCCTCGGGATGACCACGGGTGTCATCGTCCACGGTCTCTCCGACGAGGAGCGCCGCGCCGCCTATGCCTGCGACATCACCTATGCCACCAACAACGAGCTCGGCTTCGATTATCTGCGCGATAACATGAAGTACGAGAAGAATCAGATGGTCCAGCGCGGCCACAATTTCGCGATCGTCGACGAAGTGGACTCGATCCTCGTCGACGAGGCGCGCACGCCGCTGATCATCTCCGGCCCCCTCGACGACCGCTCCGAACTCTACAATACGATCGACGCCTTCATTCCGCTGCTGGAGCCTAGCGATTACGAAATCGACGAAAAGCAGCGCTCCGCCAACTTCTCCGAAGAAGGCACCGAGAAGCTGGAAAATCTGCTCCGCCAGGCCGGCCTCTTGAAGGGCAATGGCCTTTACGACATCGAGAATGTGGCCATCGTCCACCACATCAACAATGCACTGAAGGCCCACAA is part of the Rhizobium bangladeshense genome and encodes:
- the ptsP gene encoding phosphoenolpyruvate--protein phosphotransferase; the protein is MRDLSGGPRVLLRRLRELMAEPLEPQDRLDRIVRQIAGNMVAEVCSVYVLRADGVLELYATEGLNREAVHLAQLKMGQGLVGTIAASAQPLNLSDAQSHPAFRYLPETGEEIYHSFLGVPILRTGRSLGVLVVQNKASRNYRDEEVEALETTAMVLAEMIATGELKKITKPGLELDLTRSVTIDGDTYNDGIGLGYVVLHEPRIVVTNLLNEDAEKEIRRLAEAMGSLRISIDDMLSRRDVSMEGEHREVLETYRMFAHDQGWVRKLEEAIRNGLTAEAAVEKVQSDTKARMMRLTDPYLRERMHDFEDLANRLLRQLTGYTGRTTAEGFPNDAVILARAMGAAELLDYPRANVRGLVLEEGAVTSHVVIVARAMGIPVIGQAAGVVALAENGDAVIIDADEGHVHLRPMADHRRSYEEKVRFRARRQEQFRALRAIEPVTKDGQRISLMMNAGLLVDLPQLSESGAEGIGLFRTELQFMIASTMPKAEEQEQFYRNVIKQAAGRAVTFRTLDIGGDKVVPYFRGHEEENPALGWRAIRLSLDRPGLLRTQLRALLKASADTELKLMVPMVTEVSELKMVRELLQKEVQHLSRFGHGLPRKLQFGAMLEVPALLWQLDELMEAVDFVSVGSNDLFQFSMAVDRGNARVSDRFDPLGKPFLRILRDIVRGADRNKTPVTLCGELAGKPLSAMALLGIGFRAISMSPASIGPVKAMLLGLDVGALAKVMDEVLDDHRSTEPMREVLARFAESHNIPL
- a CDS encoding aspartate kinase; this translates as MARIVMKFGGTSVADLDRIKNVARHVKREVDAGHEVAVVVSAMSGKTNELVGWVQGMPKVIGANSPFYDAREYDSVVASGEQVTSGLLAIALQAMDINARSWQGWQIPIRTDNAHGAARILEIDGSDIIKRMGEGQVAVIAGFQGLGPDNRVATLGRGGSDTSAVAIAAAVKADRCDIYTDVDGVYTTDPRIVPQARRLKKIAFEEMLEMASLGAKVLQVRSVELAMVHKVRTFVRSSFEDPDAPGMGDLLNPPGTLICDEDEIVEQEVVTGIAYAKDEAQISLRRLADRPGVSAAIFGPLAESHINVDMIVQNISEDGSKTDMTFTVPSGDVEKAIKVLGDHKEKIGYDVVQNESGLVKVSVIGIGMRSHAGVAATAFRALAEKGINIKAITTSEIKISILIDGPYAELAVRTLHSCYGLDKN
- the ubiG gene encoding bifunctional 2-polyprenyl-6-hydroxyphenol methylase/3-demethylubiquinol 3-O-methyltransferase UbiG, which encodes MTESARSTIDQGEVDRFSAMAAEWWSPTGKFKPLHKFNPVRLAYIRDKACENFGRDRKSPRPLEGLRVLDIGCGGGLLSEPVARMGATVVGADPSEKNIGIASTHANGSGVSVDYRAVTAEELADAGETFDIVLNMEVVEHVADVELFMRTCAKMVRPGGLIFIATINRTLKAAALAIFAAENILRWLPRGTHQYEKLVRPEELEKPLTASGLEITDRTGVFFNPLSNQWNLSKDMDVNYMLLAKRTV
- a CDS encoding DUF1178 family protein, which translates into the protein MIRYSLTCDNAHEFEGWFSESADFDRQLASGFLTCPVCHSAAVSKLLMAPSVSTARKKDERQTLAMDAMRREALQKLKEAVAAVKANSEDVGTKFPEEARKIHYGEADARGIIGQATVDEAQALVDEGIEIAAIPVLPEDVN
- a CDS encoding carbon-nitrogen hydrolase family protein: MSFKAAAVQMCSGVDPARNAAAMARLVREAAAQGATYVQTPEMTGMLQRDRDAARAVLADETHDIIVKTGSELARELGIYMHVGSTAIALAHGKIANRGFLFGPDGRILNRYDKIHMFDVDLDNGESWRESAAYTAGSEARVLSLPFAEMGFAICYDVRFPALFRAQAVAGAEVMTVPAAFTKQTGEAHWEILLRARAIENGVFVVAAAQAGRHEDGRETFGHSMIIDPWGTVLASAGATGEAVIVAEIDPSAVKAAHDKIPNLRNGREFSVEKIAGAVAGGVAA
- the grxC gene encoding glutaredoxin 3, whose amino-acid sequence is MVPVTIYTRQFCGYCARAKSLLEQKGVEYVEHDATYSPDLRQEMIGKANGRTTFPQIFIGAEHVGGCDDLFALDRAGKLDPMLAA